The uncultured Desulfobulbus sp. genome window below encodes:
- a CDS encoding sigma 54-interacting transcriptional regulator has translation MKTTGAVIGQPLLFRYMTASMNPSDEFFRETTLRICGSLEISTAIADVFAYFKHHFPIIGLSLTIRDQELGALRRIALATDHQEEYPVEIQPMGKNLWAKVQQMAATLREPFIITTDQDPVIRQLALLFKLRNKRDLVLPLWMDGSLQGALNLRGEHEGCFSRHHLDMVRDITRPFTIALANAIAHDKIRRYSELLLKDNQRLTKKLGYHGEETIVGGEGGLRNVMQLVSQVATLANTVLLLGETGTGKELIAGAIHASSTYKAGPFVKVNCGAIPEHLIDSELFGHEKGAFTGAIATKQGRFEQAIGGTIFLDEIGELPLQAQIRLLRVLQNREIDRVGGNHPVPVDIRVIAATHRNLENMVQEQSFREDLWFRLNVFPIIIPPLRQRREDIPALTRHFISSKAREIGITKLPILMPGALARMQSYHWPGNVRELENLVERELILHRDGCLPFEHLPPTASPQTSTSPQEIAHETLDTIMSRHIIQVLQHCDGRISGAGGAAEILGLHPNTLRARMKKLGIRFGRQPLG, from the coding sequence ATGAAAACCACTGGAGCAGTGATTGGGCAACCTCTTCTGTTTCGTTATATGACTGCATCTATGAATCCCTCTGACGAATTTTTTCGTGAAACAACACTGCGAATCTGCGGAAGTTTGGAAATTTCAACAGCCATTGCTGATGTCTTTGCCTACTTCAAACACCACTTTCCGATCATTGGTTTAAGCCTGACCATTCGCGACCAGGAGCTTGGTGCCCTCCGTCGTATCGCGCTGGCAACAGACCACCAGGAAGAGTATCCCGTGGAAATTCAGCCCATGGGAAAAAATCTCTGGGCAAAGGTCCAGCAAATGGCTGCGACCCTACGCGAGCCATTTATCATCACCACGGATCAGGATCCGGTCATTCGCCAGTTGGCGCTTCTTTTCAAACTACGCAACAAACGTGATTTGGTCCTGCCTCTCTGGATGGATGGCTCTCTCCAGGGAGCGCTGAATTTGCGAGGAGAGCATGAGGGATGCTTTTCCCGGCATCATCTCGATATGGTTCGAGACATCACCCGTCCCTTCACGATCGCTCTTGCCAACGCCATCGCCCACGATAAAATCCGCAGGTACAGTGAACTCCTGCTTAAAGACAACCAGCGTCTCACAAAAAAACTTGGCTACCACGGGGAAGAGACCATTGTGGGAGGAGAAGGTGGCCTGCGCAATGTGATGCAGTTGGTCAGCCAGGTGGCGACCCTGGCTAACACGGTTTTATTGCTTGGGGAAACCGGGACGGGAAAAGAACTTATCGCCGGTGCCATTCATGCCTCTTCAACCTACAAAGCTGGCCCCTTTGTTAAAGTCAACTGCGGGGCGATCCCTGAACACCTGATCGACAGTGAGCTTTTTGGTCATGAAAAAGGCGCATTCACAGGCGCAATCGCCACAAAACAGGGTCGGTTTGAACAGGCAATTGGTGGGACTATCTTTCTTGATGAGATAGGTGAACTTCCACTGCAGGCCCAGATTCGTCTACTGCGAGTCCTCCAGAACAGAGAGATAGATCGGGTTGGCGGTAATCATCCGGTGCCGGTAGACATACGTGTCATAGCCGCGACCCATCGAAACCTGGAAAACATGGTGCAGGAACAGAGTTTTCGTGAAGACCTTTGGTTTCGACTCAACGTCTTTCCCATTATCATTCCACCACTGAGACAACGAAGAGAGGACATCCCCGCACTGACCCGACACTTTATTTCAAGCAAAGCCAGAGAAATAGGAATCACCAAACTCCCCATACTCATGCCAGGTGCTCTTGCGCGAATGCAGAGCTACCATTGGCCCGGCAACGTGCGGGAATTGGAAAATTTGGTCGAAAGGGAACTCATTCTTCATAGGGATGGCTGCCTGCCTTTTGAGCATCTGCCCCCCACCGCCTCTCCCCAGACCTCAACCTCCCCGCAGGAAATAGCCCATGAAACACTTGATACCATCATGTCCCGCCATATCATTCAGGTGCTGCAGCACTGCGATGGTCGCATCAGTGGAGCCGGAGGTGCCGCTGAAATTTTGGGTCTGCACCCCAATACCCTGCGAGCTCGCATGAAAAAACTCGGTATTCGTTTTGGCCGGCAGCCCCTGGGTTAA
- a CDS encoding HlyD family secretion protein — translation MEQKTRTDKFRKSSKKKAVAMLIGCMVLAVGGYFWLEGRIHIETDNAFVEAPIHRIAARLSGSVTKVLIEDNQLVKKGDLLLILDDRDARAQVDKARAQLELARNECTSDRAQVEESKAELAKGRTQEEQAARNLQRAVVLFAKKVIPQEQLDRVRTEYQVAQASVRVAQEKLKKDQATVGQSMGQATTALVAQRQAELELAQLQLSYTRLYAPADGLITRKAVEVGNWIQPGQALMAVVSASEPWITANYKESQLAQVHPGMRVRFSVDTYPGIEFNGRVDSIMAGTGAAFSLLPPENATGNYVKVTQRIPVKITIDVADTDRFPLRVGMSVVPTILVKNSVLEYFAQPSSPLALTAQLIQGKDVFDSQK, via the coding sequence ATGGAGCAGAAAACACGAACAGATAAATTCCGGAAAAGCAGCAAAAAAAAGGCTGTTGCCATGCTTATTGGCTGTATGGTTTTGGCTGTAGGCGGGTACTTCTGGCTTGAGGGCAGGATACATATTGAAACGGATAATGCCTTCGTCGAGGCCCCAATTCATCGTATTGCAGCCCGTTTGAGTGGATCTGTTACCAAGGTTTTGATCGAGGATAATCAGCTGGTTAAAAAAGGTGATTTACTGCTCATCCTCGATGACCGGGACGCCAGGGCCCAAGTGGATAAGGCGAGAGCCCAGCTGGAATTGGCGCGAAACGAATGCACCAGCGATCGGGCGCAGGTAGAAGAATCAAAGGCTGAGCTTGCAAAAGGCCGCACGCAGGAAGAACAGGCAGCCCGAAATTTACAAAGAGCAGTAGTACTGTTTGCCAAAAAAGTCATTCCCCAGGAGCAACTCGACCGTGTTCGTACCGAGTATCAGGTAGCTCAAGCTTCAGTACGTGTCGCCCAGGAAAAACTGAAGAAGGATCAAGCAACCGTTGGACAATCCATGGGCCAGGCTACAACCGCTCTGGTGGCTCAGCGACAGGCAGAACTCGAACTGGCACAATTACAACTCTCCTACACACGGTTATATGCACCAGCTGATGGCTTAATCACCCGCAAGGCGGTTGAGGTCGGAAACTGGATTCAGCCAGGTCAGGCATTAATGGCGGTCGTGAGTGCCAGCGAACCCTGGATAACAGCCAATTATAAAGAGAGTCAACTCGCCCAGGTACATCCGGGCATGCGGGTACGATTCAGTGTCGACACCTACCCAGGGATAGAATTTAACGGACGGGTCGATTCGATCATGGCTGGAACGGGAGCTGCCTTTTCACTGCTGCCCCCGGAAAATGCCACCGGGAACTATGTGAAGGTGACCCAGCGTATTCCGGTGAAAATTACCATTGATGTTGCTGATACGGATAGGTTTCCCTTGCGGGTTGGCATGTCGGTGGTCCCGACTATCCTGGTGAAGAATTCCGTCCTCGAATATTTCGCACAGCCAAGTTCCCCATTGGCACTGACCGCTCAGTTAATTCAGGGAAAAGATGTCTTCGACTCCCAAAAGTAA
- a CDS encoding flavodoxin domain-containing protein has product MAKIRIIYGSETGNTRQAAHIIENWLNQYGHKVQILAARETEPTDICRGVELTVLGSSSRGDNNSISFPPSFAHFYEKLREGKIKKKKIALFGCGDRHKPFFCGAVELLMEKVGDLGGELITKPLYIDGSPLEAQENLQLWSQEISQSLIENR; this is encoded by the coding sequence ATGGCAAAAATTCGCATCATTTATGGTTCCGAGACAGGAAACACACGGCAGGCGGCCCATATCATAGAAAATTGGTTGAACCAATACGGACATAAGGTACAGATTCTTGCAGCCAGAGAGACAGAGCCCACAGACATCTGCCGAGGTGTCGAATTGACTGTTCTTGGTTCTTCAAGTCGTGGTGATAACAACTCTATCTCCTTTCCGCCCAGCTTTGCCCATTTCTATGAAAAGTTACGCGAAGGAAAAATAAAGAAGAAAAAAATAGCGCTCTTTGGTTGCGGTGACCGCCACAAACCTTTTTTTTGTGGGGCTGTCGAGTTACTCATGGAAAAAGTTGGCGATCTTGGGGGAGAACTCATTACAAAACCACTCTATATTGATGGCTCGCCACTGGAGGCTCAAGAAAATCTACAGCTCTGGAGTCAGGAAATTAGTCAGAGCTTGATAGAAAACAGATAG
- a CDS encoding FeoC-like transcriptional regulator: protein MDLIALKHYLRERKITPLQDAAHHFQVEVDAIRPLFEVWLHKGKLRRRYDPLKTCKGCCKCDPATVEIYEWLD from the coding sequence ATGGATCTCATCGCATTAAAACACTATCTCCGCGAACGAAAGATCACGCCGCTTCAGGATGCAGCCCATCATTTTCAGGTTGAAGTGGATGCCATTCGCCCCCTCTTTGAGGTCTGGCTGCACAAAGGCAAACTTCGCAGACGGTATGATCCTCTCAAAACCTGCAAGGGATGCTGCAAATGCGATCCGGCTACTGTTGAAATTTATGAGTGGCTTGATTGA
- a CDS encoding LbtU family siderophore porin, giving the protein MHKQFNRSLVLAAVSGLMLAQGSSALAGGSTNQSEIDELKAQVQMLIQQNQQLNARLSEMEQGSVQATTTKAAIEEEVSKQMAAKKPGQSINDYVSLSGSIEGDYKLSQGADGANTSEFVLDTVELILEAQITDWASGTIVIDYEGDDDEEGFYLDEANITLGKTETFPYYLTAGKLYVPFGYYATNMIQDPLTQQLGEINPKGVILGYEANGITATVFSYNGIDEGDADNDTINGYGASLSYAQEQENMGFNGGIAYVSNLGDSSELSEIVDQNIANEVPAIALNLGMHYDAFSFIGEYIAALDSFNANVLGTNNTPEPKALNLELAYTTSLMDKETVFALGFQTSWEAYNTELPEKRYIGSAAMNVFEGTTIALEYFIDEFYQAQGSEDDGYGFTTRLTYEF; this is encoded by the coding sequence TTGCATAAACAATTCAACCGCTCTCTTGTTCTGGCCGCAGTATCTGGCCTCATGCTCGCTCAAGGGAGCAGTGCCCTTGCTGGTGGATCTACGAACCAAAGTGAAATAGATGAACTCAAAGCCCAAGTTCAGATGCTGATTCAACAGAACCAGCAACTCAACGCCAGACTTTCTGAAATGGAACAAGGCTCAGTACAGGCAACGACAACCAAAGCGGCCATCGAAGAGGAAGTAAGCAAACAAATGGCAGCAAAAAAACCTGGCCAATCAATCAACGATTATGTCAGCCTCAGTGGTTCCATTGAAGGAGATTACAAACTTTCCCAGGGGGCAGATGGGGCTAATACCAGTGAATTTGTCCTGGATACGGTTGAGCTGATCCTGGAGGCTCAGATCACTGATTGGGCCAGCGGAACGATTGTCATAGACTATGAAGGAGATGATGACGAAGAAGGTTTTTACCTGGATGAGGCGAATATCACTCTGGGAAAAACCGAGACCTTCCCCTACTATTTGACAGCCGGAAAGCTCTACGTTCCCTTTGGTTATTACGCGACAAATATGATCCAGGACCCTCTGACTCAGCAACTTGGTGAGATCAATCCCAAGGGGGTTATCCTTGGTTATGAAGCAAATGGCATCACTGCAACCGTATTCAGCTATAACGGTATAGATGAGGGAGATGCGGATAATGATACCATTAACGGATACGGTGCCTCGCTCAGTTACGCCCAAGAACAAGAGAATATGGGATTCAATGGAGGCATTGCCTATGTAAGCAATCTCGGGGATTCGAGTGAGCTCTCAGAAATTGTTGATCAAAATATAGCCAATGAGGTGCCAGCGATCGCCTTAAATCTTGGAATGCATTATGACGCCTTCTCCTTTATCGGTGAATACATCGCTGCATTGGACAGTTTTAATGCTAATGTACTAGGAACCAACAATACCCCAGAACCCAAAGCCCTGAACCTTGAGCTTGCCTACACCACCTCTCTGATGGACAAAGAAACAGTGTTTGCTCTTGGATTTCAGACAAGTTGGGAAGCCTACAACACTGAACTCCCAGAAAAACGCTATATTGGATCAGCTGCGATGAATGTGTTCGAGGGAACCACCATTGCTCTGGAGTACTTCATTGATGAATTTTATCAAGCACAAGGATCAGAAGATGACGGCTACGGCTTTACCACACGCCTGACCTATGAATTTTAA
- a CDS encoding efflux RND transporter periplasmic adaptor subunit, with protein sequence MNTPAFYSLPPILLLLICLMVSGCQLPSEQKANKKKRPAIAVVTTKSSTMTIPVELEATGYAEAEQSVAIRSQVNGELQAVHIQEGQMVNQGDLLFSIDPRPFVAELAKAKAQLEKNQADLEKARRDRARYTPAATKGLVSKEQADEAATRVRTLTAAIQADKASVTTAQLALEYCSIRAPFSGRSGEIHSDPGNLIKANADEPMVILKSLDPILVRFSLPGRHLKSIFKEEKNNNPLKVIVHQDQEQPGLEGSLVFTDNTVDTNTGEILLKARIDNKSHLLWPGKLVRITLHLRDEPDVVVVPSQAVQTGQQGEYLFVVDTTQRSRYRPVETTIRWEHYTVISKGLKAGERVVIDGQLLLEDGSTVQEHSAVAQQHTSGQP encoded by the coding sequence ATGAATACTCCTGCTTTTTACTCGCTGCCCCCCATTCTCCTTTTACTGATCTGCCTCATGGTTTCGGGCTGCCAGTTACCCAGTGAACAGAAGGCGAACAAAAAAAAGCGTCCAGCCATTGCGGTGGTCACGACAAAGAGTTCGACCATGACCATTCCAGTGGAGCTTGAAGCTACCGGTTACGCCGAGGCCGAGCAGTCTGTTGCAATTCGCTCACAGGTAAACGGAGAACTCCAGGCTGTCCATATCCAGGAAGGTCAGATGGTCAATCAGGGGGATCTCCTTTTTAGCATTGATCCCAGGCCTTTTGTCGCAGAGCTTGCCAAAGCAAAGGCGCAACTGGAAAAAAATCAGGCTGATCTAGAAAAGGCCCGACGGGACCGAGCCCGATACACCCCCGCTGCCACCAAAGGATTGGTTTCTAAAGAACAGGCCGATGAGGCCGCCACAAGAGTTCGGACCCTGACAGCGGCAATTCAGGCGGATAAGGCTTCGGTGACCACGGCCCAGTTGGCCTTGGAATACTGCTCCATTCGTGCCCCTTTTTCAGGCCGTAGCGGTGAAATACATTCTGACCCGGGCAACCTGATCAAAGCCAATGCGGACGAACCCATGGTCATTTTGAAGAGCCTAGATCCCATCCTGGTGCGATTTTCTCTGCCAGGACGCCATCTCAAATCTATCTTCAAGGAGGAGAAAAACAACAATCCTCTCAAGGTTATCGTTCACCAAGATCAAGAACAGCCTGGACTGGAAGGTAGCCTGGTTTTCACTGACAACACGGTGGATACCAACACCGGAGAAATTCTACTTAAAGCACGTATCGACAACAAATCACACCTCCTTTGGCCAGGAAAACTGGTCAGGATTACGCTGCATCTGCGAGACGAACCGGATGTGGTGGTTGTCCCCTCCCAGGCAGTGCAGACCGGCCAACAGGGCGAGTATCTTTTTGTGGTGGATACGACCCAGCGTTCCCGCTACCGGCCCGTTGAGACAACGATTCGCTGGGAACACTACACCGTGATCAGCAAGGGGCTCAAGGCGGGAGAACGCGTTGTTATTGATGGCCAGCTGCTATTGGAAGATGGTAGTACCGTACAAGAACATTCTGCTGTTGCTCAGCAGCACACTTCAGGCCAGCCATGA
- the feoB gene encoding Fe(2+) transporter permease subunit FeoB: MKHLTLGVVGNPNCGKTTLFNLLTGAKQRVGNWPGVTVDRKTGSYHYDDTSVEVIDTPGIYSLSTSSLDEQVTRDFLLTSQADLIVNIIDGSNIERNLYLTSQLLEMRLPVVVAVNMMDMALDKGLVIDIDGLAQRLGCPVVAMTASKNKGIEELKAVAGASATTSHIASQAEVLFPESVQEAISHLTPEFSQSCAVHGVDPRWLALKLLEGEQAPLSKIQLSESTLSKVDALRQEIEAKEEEETDIVIASARYGFVSWLTKDVVSKRGRINNTLSDRIDGVVLSRIWGLPLFLLAMYLMFMFTINLGGAFIDFFDQAAGTIFVDGFGAALAAVQAPEWLIAVLATGIGGGIQTMATFIPPIGFMFLFLSFLEDSGYMARAAFVMDRFMRFIGLPGKAFVPMLVGFGCNVPAIMATRTLENDRDRLLTIMMNPFMSCGARLPVYALFAAAFFPTGGQNLVFLLYLIGIGFAVLTGLILKHTLLQGEATPFVMEMPPYHLPSFRSVIIRAYDRLQSFLFKAGKVLIPVIMVLAVLNSLGTDGSFGNEDTDQSALASLSQVITPALHPLGVSDENWPATVGIFTGIFAKEAVVGTLDSLYNRLDKQPGDEGGDAGESFAFWKGIQGAFASIPENLLGVLDTFADPLGLSIGEVGDTNTAAQEQEVSVSTFGSMVTLFGSQSAAFAYLLFVLLYFPCSAAIGAVYRETNLAWTGFVGFWTTFLAYFASTLFYQLANFASNPGYATLVIGLDFSALISVIVILKIVSTRKKQREIPVFNQPLAAEFTTRK; this comes from the coding sequence ATGAAACATTTGACACTTGGTGTGGTCGGAAATCCGAACTGCGGCAAAACCACTTTGTTCAACCTGCTGACCGGCGCAAAACAACGGGTGGGCAACTGGCCCGGAGTGACGGTGGATCGGAAAACAGGCAGTTACCATTATGACGACACCTCTGTTGAAGTAATTGATACACCTGGAATCTATTCCCTTTCAACCTCTTCACTTGATGAACAGGTTACTCGGGATTTTTTGCTTACCTCTCAGGCAGATCTGATTGTCAACATTATCGATGGATCAAACATAGAACGAAATCTCTATCTCACCAGCCAACTTCTTGAGATGCGCCTGCCCGTGGTCGTGGCTGTGAACATGATGGACATGGCCTTAGACAAGGGACTCGTGATCGATATCGACGGGTTGGCACAACGATTGGGTTGCCCGGTTGTTGCCATGACGGCCTCTAAAAACAAAGGAATCGAAGAACTCAAGGCTGTTGCAGGGGCTTCGGCGACCACTTCACATATAGCATCCCAGGCTGAAGTCCTGTTTCCGGAATCTGTGCAGGAGGCCATCAGTCACCTTACTCCTGAATTCAGTCAAAGCTGCGCCGTCCATGGTGTGGATCCTCGCTGGCTTGCTCTCAAACTCTTGGAGGGAGAACAGGCTCCTCTGAGCAAGATACAGCTCAGCGAGTCGACGCTGAGTAAAGTTGACGCTCTTCGGCAGGAGATTGAAGCCAAAGAAGAGGAAGAGACTGATATCGTTATTGCTTCAGCCCGTTATGGTTTTGTCAGTTGGCTGACCAAAGATGTGGTCAGTAAACGGGGCCGCATAAACAATACCCTTTCTGATCGCATTGATGGTGTTGTTCTCAGTCGGATTTGGGGGCTACCGCTCTTTCTCCTGGCCATGTATCTGATGTTCATGTTCACCATTAATTTGGGCGGGGCATTCATCGACTTCTTTGACCAGGCGGCAGGAACCATTTTTGTTGATGGTTTTGGCGCTGCGTTGGCGGCGGTGCAGGCTCCTGAATGGCTGATTGCTGTCCTGGCAACAGGCATTGGTGGCGGCATCCAGACCATGGCGACTTTTATCCCCCCCATTGGTTTTATGTTCCTCTTTCTCTCCTTTCTCGAAGATTCGGGCTACATGGCAAGGGCCGCCTTTGTCATGGACCGTTTCATGCGCTTTATCGGGCTACCTGGTAAGGCCTTCGTCCCCATGCTGGTGGGATTTGGTTGTAATGTTCCTGCCATCATGGCGACTCGTACTTTGGAAAACGACCGTGATCGGCTCTTAACCATCATGATGAACCCTTTCATGTCCTGTGGAGCCAGATTACCAGTTTACGCCCTTTTTGCAGCGGCCTTCTTCCCTACTGGAGGGCAAAACCTGGTTTTTCTTCTCTACCTGATCGGTATTGGCTTTGCAGTACTGACTGGTCTGATTTTAAAGCACACGCTGTTGCAGGGAGAGGCCACCCCCTTTGTCATGGAAATGCCGCCCTACCACCTGCCCTCTTTTCGCTCGGTTATTATACGCGCCTATGATCGCTTGCAAAGCTTCCTTTTTAAAGCAGGCAAGGTGCTCATTCCTGTAATCATGGTACTGGCAGTCCTTAACTCTTTGGGAACGGATGGTAGTTTTGGCAACGAGGATACAGACCAATCAGCTTTAGCAAGCCTCAGTCAGGTAATCACCCCTGCCCTACACCCTTTAGGGGTCAGTGATGAAAACTGGCCAGCAACCGTGGGAATATTTACGGGTATTTTTGCCAAAGAAGCCGTGGTGGGAACCCTAGACTCCCTCTACAACAGGCTCGATAAGCAGCCAGGTGATGAAGGTGGAGATGCGGGCGAATCTTTTGCCTTCTGGAAGGGGATTCAAGGGGCGTTTGCTTCTATTCCTGAAAATTTACTGGGCGTGCTGGACACCTTTGCTGATCCGCTGGGTCTTTCCATTGGCGAGGTCGGCGATACAAACACCGCCGCTCAGGAACAGGAGGTCAGTGTCTCGACTTTTGGTTCCATGGTCACACTCTTTGGCAGTCAGAGCGCAGCCTTTGCGTACCTGCTCTTTGTCTTGTTGTATTTCCCCTGCAGTGCGGCAATTGGAGCTGTCTATCGGGAAACGAATCTGGCCTGGACCGGTTTTGTTGGTTTCTGGACTACTTTCCTTGCCTACTTTGCCTCTACACTTTTTTACCAGCTGGCTAATTTCGCGAGTAATCCCGGTTACGCCACCCTGGTTATTGGTCTCGATTTCAGTGCGCTGATAAGCGTCATTGTCATTCTCAAAATTGTGAGTACCCGCAAAAAGCAGAGGGAGATTCCTGTCTTCAACCAACCGCTTGCCGCTGAATTCACCACCAGAAAATAG
- a CDS encoding FeoA family protein, whose product MEQTLADIKVGEQAMIIGFQQSSQPYRQRLLAMGLTKGTKLRVSRVAPLGDPVEIEVREYNLSLRKEEAKALVVGRINP is encoded by the coding sequence ATGGAACAGACGCTTGCTGATATAAAGGTTGGCGAACAAGCCATGATTATTGGGTTTCAGCAGTCCAGTCAGCCCTATCGCCAGAGACTGCTGGCCATGGGGTTGACCAAAGGAACGAAACTGCGCGTGTCACGGGTAGCTCCTCTTGGTGATCCTGTGGAAATTGAGGTTCGAGAATACAACCTCAGCCTGCGAAAAGAAGAAGCAAAAGCCCTCGTGGTTGGGAGAATTAATCCATGA
- a CDS encoding DHA2 family efflux MFS transporter permease subunit has translation MSSTPKSKWLVAAAVMLPALLEVIDTSVANVALPHMQGSLNAGSDEVSWVLTSYLVANAVVLPMTGWLARYFGRKRFLMACVAAFTLASLSCGAAMSLKMLIICRILQGAAGGALIPMSQAILLERFPKDQQGLANALFGVGVMFGPVIGPILGGWLTDNFSWRWIFYINFPFGLLAFAMVGAVVEDPVYLKKGSNSVDYWGLILLVLGIGALQILLDKGQQDDWFSSPFIVFCAVLSLVSLTVLVWVELRQKRPVVNLQLFRDISFSAGNLVMFIVGFGLYGAICIIPMQLQTMMGYTATQSGLVLAPGGLATLLCMPVAAILMRKVDGRKIVFVGLCFGALSMYLLHCATLQASFGYFIWPRICNGIGLACIFVPLTTITLGNIDKENMGDGSGIFNLLRNIGGSVGIAASTTLLARYSQINQNGLVAHATPYDSSYQEHMATLLGGLLHRGYDAVSAQNLSLAKMYATVREQAGLLAYTQTYFILSLAFLAVIPLLFLLKRPGEGAIAGH, from the coding sequence ATGTCTTCGACTCCCAAAAGTAAATGGCTCGTTGCCGCAGCCGTGATGTTGCCGGCGCTTTTGGAAGTCATCGATACCTCGGTTGCCAATGTAGCACTTCCGCACATGCAGGGGAGTCTCAACGCCGGTTCTGATGAGGTCAGCTGGGTGTTGACCTCCTATCTTGTGGCCAATGCAGTGGTGCTTCCCATGACAGGCTGGCTTGCTCGATATTTTGGTCGCAAGCGCTTTCTCATGGCCTGTGTCGCAGCCTTTACCCTGGCTTCACTCTCCTGTGGAGCCGCCATGAGCCTGAAGATGCTCATAATCTGCAGGATCCTTCAAGGCGCTGCCGGCGGCGCCCTGATTCCCATGAGTCAGGCAATATTGCTGGAGCGCTTTCCCAAGGATCAACAGGGGCTTGCCAATGCTCTGTTCGGGGTTGGAGTCATGTTTGGACCAGTCATTGGCCCCATTTTAGGTGGTTGGCTCACAGATAATTTCAGCTGGCGTTGGATTTTTTACATCAATTTTCCCTTTGGTCTGCTTGCCTTTGCCATGGTAGGCGCTGTGGTTGAGGATCCGGTGTACCTAAAAAAGGGAAGTAATTCTGTCGATTATTGGGGGCTGATTCTGCTGGTGCTTGGCATAGGTGCCCTGCAGATTCTTTTGGATAAAGGGCAGCAGGATGACTGGTTCAGCTCACCCTTTATCGTTTTTTGTGCGGTGCTCTCTCTGGTTTCGTTGACGGTTTTAGTCTGGGTGGAACTGCGCCAGAAGCGGCCGGTGGTCAACCTACAGCTCTTTCGAGACATCTCTTTTTCTGCAGGCAACCTGGTTATGTTTATAGTGGGGTTTGGACTGTATGGCGCAATCTGCATCATCCCCATGCAATTGCAGACCATGATGGGCTATACCGCCACCCAATCCGGTCTGGTCCTGGCCCCGGGAGGTTTGGCGACCCTTTTATGCATGCCTGTCGCTGCGATTCTCATGCGCAAGGTTGATGGTCGCAAGATTGTCTTTGTAGGTCTCTGTTTTGGTGCCCTTTCCATGTACCTCCTGCACTGCGCAACACTCCAGGCCTCCTTTGGCTATTTTATCTGGCCACGTATCTGTAACGGCATTGGGCTGGCCTGTATCTTTGTCCCCTTAACCACTATCACCCTGGGGAATATCGATAAAGAGAACATGGGCGATGGCTCTGGAATCTTTAATCTGCTGCGCAATATCGGGGGCAGTGTTGGAATTGCCGCCTCGACCACTTTGCTGGCCAGATATTCTCAGATCAATCAGAATGGACTGGTTGCCCATGCCACCCCCTACGACAGCAGTTATCAGGAGCACATGGCCACTTTGCTTGGAGGCCTGCTGCATCGAGGCTACGATGCCGTCAGTGCGCAAAACCTCTCTTTGGCGAAGATGTACGCGACGGTTCGTGAACAGGCAGGACTTCTTGCCTATACTCAGACTTACTTCATCTTGAGCTTGGCCTTCCTGGCTGTGATTCCTTTGCTCTTCCTTTTAAAACGACCGGGAGAGGGGGCTATTGCCGGGCATTGA
- a CDS encoding HD domain-containing phosphohydrolase, which translates to MTCFKNVDFHLFIESLTRTIELKDLYTAGHSRRVSELAELICRGMNMAEEYCDYLHVIGHLHDIGKIGIAEGILMKSGKLSQAEYTLMQQHSAIGGSIFENLPGLEKMGKIIRHHHERFDGKGYPDNLRHDEIPLESAIIAVADAFDAMTTFRPYKPALSIQQAWDEIERNRGSQFHPDICDIFLGLYGQHHIQLESLAMERNLAQIHGYDPFNSQARAA; encoded by the coding sequence ATGACCTGCTTTAAAAATGTAGATTTTCATCTTTTTATCGAAAGCCTGACTCGCACCATAGAACTCAAGGATTTGTATACCGCAGGGCATTCGCGTCGAGTTTCAGAACTGGCAGAACTGATTTGCAGGGGAATGAACATGGCAGAAGAGTATTGCGATTATCTTCATGTTATCGGCCACCTGCACGATATCGGCAAAATTGGTATTGCCGAAGGTATCCTCATGAAATCAGGAAAACTGAGTCAGGCAGAATACACGCTGATGCAACAGCACTCTGCAATTGGTGGTTCAATTTTTGAGAATCTACCCGGACTTGAAAAGATGGGTAAAATAATTCGCCATCACCATGAGCGTTTTGATGGCAAAGGGTATCCGGATAATCTCCGCCATGATGAGATACCACTAGAGTCAGCAATTATAGCCGTAGCAGACGCCTTTGATGCCATGACAACATTTCGTCCCTATAAACCGGCATTGTCAATTCAGCAGGCCTGGGATGAAATCGAGAGAAACCGTGGCAGCCAATTTCATCCGGATATTTGTGATATATTCCTCGGCCTCTATGGTCAACATCATATTCAGTTGGAATCATTGGCCATGGAGCGGAACCTGGCGCAGATTCATGGCTACGATCCGTTTAATTCACAAGCCAGGGCAGCATAA